The DNA segment ATACTCTTTCACTGCCCTGTTTGGTTCCATTATTCCGTTTTTGGCACCGCTTTCAATTGCCATGTTGCAGATGGTCATTCGGCCAGAAACATCCATTGAATCTATGGTTTCACCTGTAAATTCCAGGGCTTTGTATGTGGCACCGAATGAACCTATTTCACCGATCACATTAAGTATAACATCTTTAGCCCTTACATATTCACCTAATGAACCATTTACAGTTACTTTGTAGGATTCTGGAACCATGAACCAGTTTTTACCGGTTGCAAAAACTATTGCCATATCTGTTGCACCCATACCTGTTGCAAATGCCCCAAAAGCTCCGTGTGTGCATGTGTGTGAGTCTGCACCCACAACAACAGTTCCAGGCTTTATGAACCCCTTCTCTGGAAGTACTTGATGGCATATTCCTTCACCATGGGTAAATAGATTTTTTATGCCCTGTTCCCTTGCAAATTCCAGTGTAACCTTTTGAAATTCTGCAGACATTATTTTGTTGGCAGGAACGTTATGATCAAAGATTATAACAATTTTTTCATTATTCCAAACGTTATCTGCAATTTTTTTGAATGTGTTAATTGTAGGTGGAGATGTTCCATCATGGGTCATTGCAATATCAACAGGAACA comes from the Methanobacterium aggregans genome and includes:
- the hacA gene encoding homoaconitase large subunit, whose product is MNITEKILARASGKSEVQPGEIIDVPVDIAMTHDGTSPPTINTFKKIADNVWNNEKIVIIFDHNVPANKIMSAEFQKVTLEFAREQGIKNLFTHGEGICHQVLPEKGFIKPGTVVVGADSHTCTHGAFGAFATGMGATDMAIVFATGKNWFMVPESYKVTVNGSLGEYVRAKDVILNVIGEIGSFGATYKALEFTGETIDSMDVSGRMTICNMAIESGAKNGIMEPNRAVKEYLMKRNVKNFDVIRSDDDSQYEKEYIFDVSDMEPQIACPNNVDNVKPVSKVEGVGVDQAFIGSCTNGRLEDLRDAAQVLEGSRVHEDVRLIVIPASAEVYLQALNEGLIETFIKSGAEVCNPGCGPCLGAHMGVLTSGEVCISTTNRNFVGRMGDPNSEVYLANSAVVASSAISGEISDPRR